One Brevinematia bacterium genomic window, TACATTCCTGATTTCAGAATACCTGAGTATATTCTAGTGAAAACTATTTTCCCCACATAAGGGTCTGTCATTACCTTAAATGCTAGGGCTGTGAAAGGTTCGGAGTCTAATGGTTTTCTTTCAATTATGCTATTATCTTCCTTATAGCACTTTACGGGTGGTAGGTCAAGAGGACTTGGCAGGTATTCCACAATGGCATCAAGAAGTGTTTGGATTCCTTTGTTTCTTAAGGATGTTCCTGCAACTACGGGAAATGCCTTTGTTTGAATTGTCAGTTTTCTTATCATCTTCTTGATGGTAGCAACATCTGGTTCCTTTCCCTCAAGATAAAGTTCTAGGAGTTCTTCGTCTTCTTCGCATACTGCTTCTATTAATTTATTTCTGTAGAATTCAACTTTTTCCTTTAGTTCTGGAGGAACATCTCCTACTCTGTATTCTTTACCAAGCTCATCTGTATCCCAGTATATACCCTTAACCTCAACAAGATCAACAACTCCTACAAAAGAAGATTCATGGCCTATTGGTATCTGCAGAGGTAGTGGTTTTACCCCAAGTTTCTGTTTTATTGATTCTAGGCACATGTAGAAATTTGCACCTACCTTGTCAAGCTTGTTGACATATATTATTCTGGGGACCTTATACTCATCCGCTTGCCTCCACACTGTCTCAGATTGTGGTTCAACTCCTTCACTGCCGTCAAGTATGGTAACCGCTCCATCAAGAACCCTCAAGGATCTCTGAACCTCAACAGTGAAATCTACATGTCCAGGAGTATCAATAAGGTTAATTCTATGATCTTTCCAAAAACAGGTTGTTGTAGCACTTGTTATAGTAATACCTCTCTCTCTTTCTTGGACCATCCAGTCCATCTCGGTATCCCCTTCGTGAACTTCACCCATTTTGTGGATTTTGCCAGTATAAAATAGTATTCTCTCGCTGGTAGTTGTCTTACCAGCGTCAATATGGGCGATTATTCCAATGTTTCTTATCCTTTCAATCGGTATAGCTTCTCCCATATTCACCCCTCTTTTGAGAAATTTTTCTGGAAATTATAAACTATAACTTAAGGATTTTGCTATTTCGCTCTAGCTGGTGCAATAGATTCCAATCTTCATTAAGTGAGTAATCAAGGCTCCAAGCTTTTTATTTACTTCCCTTGGTTTTAGACAGTGTTTGTCTTATCAAAAAGTTTCACTTCACACGAGTCTCTCTATTTGTTGAGAGGAGTATTTACTCAGTCCCGACAGGGACTGCGAAAAGAATAAGAAGAAAACAATGCTTAGTTGTTGAGTTTAAGACTTTATTACAATCTGGAGTAGTGAGAAGGTTGTTATCAAGTGGCATAGTAAGTTGAGGCAATTAGAGTATTATGTTCCTTCCGTCCAACTAGATAAGTATCTTTCTTGTTCTTCGGTAAGCTTATCAATTTCTATTCCCATGGATTTTAGTTTTAGTCTTGCTACTTCTCTGTCTATTTCTTCGGGAACGGGAAGAACCTTAGCTGGTAGTTTCCCTTGGTTTTTGACAATGAACTCGCAGGCAAGAGCTTGGTTACTGAAGGACATGTCCATTACGCTTGAAGGATGCCCTTCAGCGTTTGCTAAGTTTACGAGTCTTCCTTGGGCTAAAATGTATACCTTCTTACCGTTTACAGAGTATTCAGTCACACCTGATCTAATCTCAGTTTTGTTCTCTGCCAGTGATTCAATAGTGCTTAGATCTATTTCAACGTCAAAATGTCCTGCGTTAGATATTATTGCTCCATCCTTCATATGAAGGATATGTTCTCTGGTTATCACATTTTTATTTCCTGTGACAGTAACGAAGAAGTCACCTATTTTTGAAGCTTCTTTCATGGGCATAACTTCAAATCCGTCCATGACTGCTTCTAAGGCTTTGATTGGATCTACTTCCGTTACAATTACTCTTGCTCCCATGCCTCTAGCTCTCATAGCAACTCCCTTGCCACACCAGCCATATCCTGCAACAACGAAATACTTTCCGGCGATGAGTCTGTTGGTGCTTCTCATGATTCCATCTATTGTGCTTTGCCCTGTGCCATATCTGTTGTCAAAGAGATGTTTAGTCATTGCATCGTTTACAGCAATTATTGGATACTTTAGGACATTGTTTTTCTCCATTGCTCTTAACCTTATCACACCCGTTGTTGTTTCTTCTGTGCCACCTATGACATTAGAGATCAGTTCCTGCATTTCCGAGTGGAGGGTAGAAACAAGATCTGCGCCGTCATCTAGAGTGATGTTTGGTTTTCTTTTCAAGACTTCCCTTATGTGATGGTAGTATGTATCTCTCTCTTCGCCCTTGATTGCGAAGACGGGAATTTCAAAGTGTCTTACCAATGAAGCAGCAACATCATCTTGGGTTGATAAGGGATTTGATGCGCAGAGGAAAACTTCTGCTCCGCCTTGCTTAAGAGTTACAACAAGGTTTGCAGTTTCGGTAGTAACATGTAGGGCTGCGCCTATCTTTACTCCAAGAAGTGGCCTCTCCCTCTTAAAACGCTCTCTAATGATTCTCATAACCGGCATATCTTGATATGCCCATAGTATTTTTCTGTATCCAACATCTGCTAGGTTTATATCCTTTATGTGGTATTCCATGCCTTTACCCGTTATGAAGTTGTTATAGTTTGCTGGAGTATTTATATTCCGCCTTCTCAGAATATCATCTCCAGCAGGCAGTATTTGAGCCGATGTCTAATTATTATATATGATAGTTGCATTTTCAAGTTGCCAAACGTTGTAACCGAAATTTACAATTAGGTTTGGAGGCTTGTATGGGACACCTAACGAGGGTTATTATTTTGTTGGGTCTGATTTTTACTATTAACACTTCGTTATTTCCTTTTGGTTTCACAGAAGTAGGGAGAAGGACTGTAAATATGCAGACGATTTTAATCTC contains:
- the ahcY gene encoding adenosylhomocysteinase, whose product is MEYHIKDINLADVGYRKILWAYQDMPVMRIIRERFKRERPLLGVKIGAALHVTTETANLVVTLKQGGAEVFLCASNPLSTQDDVAASLVRHFEIPVFAIKGEERDTYYHHIREVLKRKPNITLDDGADLVSTLHSEMQELISNVIGGTEETTTGVIRLRAMEKNNVLKYPIIAVNDAMTKHLFDNRYGTGQSTIDGIMRSTNRLIAGKYFVVAGYGWCGKGVAMRARGMGARVIVTEVDPIKALEAVMDGFEVMPMKEASKIGDFFVTVTGNKNVITREHILHMKDGAIISNAGHFDVEIDLSTIESLAENKTEIRSGVTEYSVNGKKVYILAQGRLVNLANAEGHPSSVMDMSFSNQALACEFIVKNQGKLPAKVLPVPEEIDREVARLKLKSMGIEIDKLTEEQERYLSSWTEGT